Proteins co-encoded in one Nitratireductor kimnyeongensis genomic window:
- the folK gene encoding 2-amino-4-hydroxy-6-hydroxymethyldihydropteridine diphosphokinase: MSRFPWPGRNKMQDVYLGLGGNVGDPRQAMQLVLSTLDARDDTEVHSVSSLYRTPPWGKLDQPDFLNAVAWVRTNLAPYPLLEQCLTIERALKRVRQERWGPRPIDVDILFYGDFVVDDAGLTIPHPRMAERAFVLAPLAEIAPAREIGGKSIEALVGTLDQSGMQRITPDGAWWHVGEDNN, from the coding sequence ATGTCGAGGTTTCCCTGGCCTGGCCGCAATAAGATGCAGGATGTCTATCTGGGGTTGGGCGGCAATGTCGGCGATCCTCGTCAAGCGATGCAGTTGGTCTTGTCTACGTTGGATGCAAGGGATGACACCGAAGTCCATTCGGTTTCGTCGCTCTACCGCACGCCTCCTTGGGGCAAGCTCGATCAACCTGATTTTCTCAACGCTGTTGCCTGGGTGCGTACCAATCTTGCTCCCTATCCCCTCCTTGAACAATGCCTGACGATTGAGCGCGCTCTCAAGCGTGTGCGTCAGGAGCGCTGGGGCCCGCGCCCCATTGACGTGGACATTTTGTTTTACGGGGATTTCGTGGTGGATGATGCCGGGCTGACGATACCGCATCCACGAATGGCCGAGCGTGCTTTTGTGCTTGCTCCGCTGGCAGAGATTGCGCCGGCACGGGAGATTGGCGGAAAATCGATTGAGGCGCTTGTGGGAACGCTCGATCAAAGCGGCATGCAACGTATCACGCCAGACGGCGCGTGGTGGCATGTCGGCGAAGACAACAATTAG
- the folB gene encoding dihydroneopterin aldolase has product MYVIRMKNCAFFARHGVHDEEERLGQRFYVDAELIVEPGRALSDDSLEGTVDYGAAFKVIEEIISGKRRFLIEALALEVAQALASRFPQIARSEITIRKPNAPVPGVLDYVEVSLAWPQ; this is encoded by the coding sequence ATGTATGTAATCCGGATGAAGAATTGCGCTTTCTTCGCGCGACACGGCGTGCATGACGAAGAGGAGCGCCTGGGGCAGCGTTTCTATGTGGACGCAGAGCTGATCGTAGAGCCCGGGCGGGCCCTGAGCGACGATTCTCTTGAAGGAACGGTTGATTACGGCGCTGCCTTCAAGGTCATCGAAGAGATCATTTCCGGCAAGCGCCGTTTTCTGATCGAGGCTTTGGCGCTGGAAGTGGCACAAGCGCTGGCCTCTCGCTTTCCACAGATCGCACGCTCTGAAATCACGATACGCAAGCCCAATGCACCCGTCCCGGGAGTGCTGGACTATGTCGAGGTTTCCCTGGCCTGGCCGCAATAA
- the folP gene encoding dihydropteroate synthase, translating to MTFSVWRLAHGRDLVLGPDAIIMGILNVTPDSFSDGGAFVSLDAALRQADRLIGEGAHIIDIGGESTRPGSSPVSSSEEQDRILPVFEALAGRDDVLLSVDTYRTETARLAVAAGAHIVNDVWGLQREPDIAAVAANSGAGLAIMHTGREREKLPDVIADQFSFLRRSLEIAREAGVRDDQIMLDPGFGFAKDTAENIEIMARFEELAGLAFPLLVGTSRKRFVGAVTDRASAEARDVGTAATSALLRMKGAAVFRVHNVAINRDSLRVADAMLAAQR from the coding sequence ATGACCTTTTCTGTCTGGAGACTAGCGCACGGCCGCGACCTTGTTCTCGGCCCTGATGCCATCATTATGGGCATTTTGAACGTGACTCCCGACAGTTTTTCCGATGGCGGCGCTTTTGTCAGTCTCGATGCCGCGCTTCGTCAAGCTGACCGATTGATCGGCGAAGGCGCTCACATCATCGATATTGGCGGTGAATCGACCCGGCCAGGCAGTTCCCCGGTGTCGTCAAGTGAAGAACAGGACCGGATTTTGCCGGTGTTCGAAGCCCTTGCCGGCCGGGATGACGTCTTACTCTCCGTGGATACTTATCGGACCGAGACGGCCCGGCTCGCGGTCGCCGCAGGCGCGCATATCGTCAACGATGTCTGGGGGCTTCAGCGCGAGCCGGATATTGCGGCTGTCGCTGCGAACAGCGGGGCAGGGCTCGCCATCATGCACACGGGGCGCGAGCGAGAGAAGCTGCCTGATGTCATTGCAGACCAGTTCTCGTTTCTGCGTCGCTCTCTTGAAATTGCTCGTGAGGCAGGTGTGAGAGACGATCAGATCATGCTGGATCCAGGATTTGGTTTCGCCAAGGACACGGCAGAGAATATCGAGATCATGGCCCGCTTTGAAGAATTGGCGGGGCTTGCATTTCCTCTTCTTGTGGGTACATCGCGGAAGCGCTTCGTTGGTGCGGTCACAGACCGGGCGAGTGCCGAGGCGCGGGATGTTGGAACGGCTGCGACCAGTGCGCTGCTAAGAATGAAGGGCGCGGCCGTTTTTCGCGTGCACAATGTCGCAATCAACAGGGATTCCCTGAGAGTTGCGGATGCTATGCTTGCGGCTCAGAGATAG
- a CDS encoding DUF922 domain-containing Zn-dependent protease, which translates to MKRITLTLALMTFAASPAASADVARTYSYFSIGGRTLSEIEQQLRSRGPHVQSTGQRHPGATRMEFKTKITYEEEKRRCRIADVKVSVDARVFLPRWRNRKTAGPETALIWDTLSKDIKRHEESHLGIAKRYARSIENEIGNLPPHSDCKALQQRAERVAQKKLDEHDAAQVRFDRIESGNFEWRLMRLLNYRLEQLEKGRNPG; encoded by the coding sequence ATGAAACGCATCACGCTGACCCTCGCCCTGATGACCTTCGCAGCAAGTCCTGCCGCAAGCGCCGATGTCGCCCGTACCTACAGCTATTTCTCGATCGGCGGGAGAACGCTCAGTGAAATCGAACAGCAGCTTCGCTCACGCGGTCCGCATGTGCAGAGCACCGGGCAGCGTCACCCCGGCGCGACGCGGATGGAGTTCAAGACCAAGATAACCTACGAGGAGGAAAAGCGCCGCTGCCGTATCGCCGACGTGAAGGTTTCCGTCGACGCGCGCGTCTTCTTGCCGCGCTGGCGCAACCGCAAGACTGCAGGCCCTGAAACGGCTCTTATATGGGACACGCTGTCCAAAGACATCAAACGCCATGAAGAGAGCCATCTGGGCATCGCCAAACGCTACGCACGCAGCATAGAAAACGAAATCGGGAACCTCCCGCCACATTCCGATTGTAAGGCGCTTCAGCAACGCGCGGAGCGCGTGGCACAAAAGAAACTCGATGAGCACGATGCAGCGCAGGTACGCTTCGACCGTATTGAAAGCGGGAACTTCGAATGGCGATTAATGCGCCTGCTGAACTATCGACTGGAGCAGCTTGAGAAAGGGCGAAATCCCGGTTGA
- a CDS encoding 2Fe-2S iron-sulfur cluster-binding protein, protein MPKITYIIPDGTRFDVEADNGSTVMENAIRNAVPGIEAECGGACACATCHVYVDEEWSGTVGQPEAMEEDMLDFAYEVQPTSRLSCQIIVRDELDGLVVRIPERQA, encoded by the coding sequence ATGCCGAAGATCACCTATATCATCCCCGATGGTACGCGCTTCGATGTCGAGGCCGACAATGGTTCCACGGTCATGGAAAACGCAATTCGCAATGCGGTGCCGGGCATCGAAGCGGAGTGCGGCGGAGCCTGCGCCTGCGCGACCTGTCATGTGTATGTCGATGAAGAGTGGTCTGGCACGGTCGGCCAGCCTGAAGCCATGGAAGAGGATATGCTGGACTTCGCCTACGAGGTGCAGCCGACTTCACGTCTGTCCTGTCAGATCATTGTGCGTGACGAACTGGACGGTCTGGTCGTTCGCATTCCCGAGCGACAAGCCTGA
- a CDS encoding Hpt domain-containing protein — translation MNVQTVSGALFDKGHAATGPAPFNLAHLARQTMGDRKLALEVLGMFQTQTGDMRERMLSSDLQSRREIAHALVGSARGVGAEAIASCAAVIEKNPDDDNSVRQLSKLIDEASEFISQLR, via the coding sequence ATGAATGTGCAGACCGTTTCAGGCGCGCTTTTCGACAAGGGTCACGCAGCAACCGGACCGGCACCTTTCAATCTCGCGCATCTGGCGCGTCAAACCATGGGTGATCGTAAGTTGGCGCTTGAAGTTCTTGGCATGTTTCAAACTCAAACAGGGGACATGCGCGAACGCATGCTTTCGTCTGACCTTCAATCGAGACGCGAGATCGCGCATGCGCTTGTCGGTTCAGCGCGTGGGGTAGGGGCGGAGGCAATTGCATCCTGTGCTGCGGTCATCGAAAAGAATCCGGATGATGATAATAGCGTAAGGCAATTGTCGAAACTGATCGACGAAGCCAGTGAATTCATTTCACAATTGCGCTGA
- a CDS encoding ABC-type transport auxiliary lipoprotein family protein: MRTRARFIALLALGGVLSGCAALPGGGPAPVDAFDLTTPSVAQDGRRVSRKQILVTEPTAIKMLDGQDIVVKTSSGAIQYLGGVRWADRLPRIVQTRMADLYQRSGRFGGVGMPGEGLAIDYQILADLRAFNVRVDGQDRAEVEIFVRILNDRNGVVRASRIFSASMPVSGSGGQAFASALDRAFGSAMSGLVDWTVSNI, from the coding sequence TTGAGGACGAGGGCAAGGTTTATAGCGCTGTTGGCGCTGGGGGGCGTTCTGTCCGGTTGTGCTGCCTTGCCAGGCGGCGGGCCTGCGCCCGTCGATGCGTTTGACCTCACTACACCCTCAGTGGCGCAGGATGGGCGTCGTGTCAGCCGGAAACAAATTCTGGTTACGGAGCCCACAGCCATAAAGATGCTGGATGGGCAAGACATCGTCGTCAAGACGTCGAGCGGTGCCATCCAGTATCTTGGTGGTGTGAGGTGGGCAGATCGCCTGCCGCGAATTGTCCAGACTCGTATGGCCGATCTGTACCAGCGCTCGGGTCGCTTCGGAGGTGTCGGTATGCCAGGCGAGGGGCTGGCCATCGATTACCAGATTCTGGCAGACCTGCGTGCCTTCAATGTCCGCGTAGACGGGCAGGACCGCGCCGAAGTCGAGATCTTCGTCCGCATTCTGAATGATCGAAACGGGGTGGTGCGGGCTTCACGCATTTTCAGTGCTTCCATGCCTGTGAGCGGTAGCGGCGGACAGGCATTTGCATCGGCGCTCGACCGGGCGTTCGGCTCGGCCATGAGCGGGCTTGTGGACTGGACTGTCTCGAATATCTGA
- a CDS encoding MlaD family protein, whose protein sequence is METRANYVLVGFFTVLVILAAFGFVYWSANIGDRGETAVLRFRIPGSASGLSRGSAVLFNGVKVGDVRRVYLDLSNPSVAIADAEVDRLTPITHSTKADVGLAGLTGTANIELTGGDPREPNLFDLAEERDAVAEIQASPSAVTNLLQTAQSLLTRADNVVSQLEGFTKDARQPLTDTVKNVQRFSEALERNASGIDSFLANVSSLSETISNVSGQLDSTLKAAEELIASVDRDKISSMVTNFDEFSGRLEKASRNMDTVMSSVDETVRSIGTFSTNANQTLAKLDGVLDSVDPATVKSAVGNFEEASATVNRAAKSIADVSETVDKRKEDIDQFITNASELASQLNTSSVRLDSVLAKLDGMLESGDGDGLMADARETLKSFRKMAETLTVRVDAISGNLERFSGGGLREVESLVRDARRSINRIETAVTDFEQNPQRIITGGEGTIRRYDGRVRR, encoded by the coding sequence TGTCGGCTTTTTCACCGTGCTGGTCATTCTGGCAGCGTTCGGCTTCGTCTATTGGAGCGCAAATATAGGAGATCGGGGCGAGACGGCAGTGCTGAGGTTTCGAATTCCTGGCTCCGCATCCGGTCTTTCGAGGGGCAGTGCGGTGCTGTTCAATGGCGTGAAAGTGGGCGACGTTCGGCGTGTTTATCTGGATCTTTCGAACCCAAGTGTCGCGATCGCCGACGCGGAGGTCGACCGGCTGACTCCCATCACGCATTCGACGAAGGCAGATGTCGGATTGGCAGGGCTCACCGGCACGGCCAATATCGAGCTGACGGGAGGCGATCCAAGAGAGCCCAACCTCTTCGATCTGGCGGAAGAGCGGGATGCAGTTGCGGAAATCCAGGCAAGCCCTTCGGCCGTGACCAATCTTCTTCAGACTGCGCAGAGCCTTTTGACGCGCGCCGACAATGTCGTGTCACAGCTAGAAGGTTTCACAAAGGACGCCCGGCAGCCTCTGACCGACACAGTCAAGAACGTTCAACGATTTTCCGAGGCGTTGGAGCGGAACGCGTCTGGCATCGATTCATTTCTCGCGAATGTGAGCTCTCTTTCAGAGACTATTTCGAACGTGTCGGGGCAGCTCGACAGCACCCTGAAGGCTGCCGAAGAGCTGATCGCTTCGGTGGATAGGGATAAAATTTCATCCATGGTCACCAATTTTGACGAATTTTCCGGCCGTCTGGAGAAGGCGAGCCGCAACATGGACACGGTCATGTCCAGCGTCGACGAGACCGTGCGTTCGATCGGTACATTCTCGACCAACGCCAACCAGACATTGGCCAAGCTCGACGGTGTTCTGGACAGCGTGGATCCTGCTACGGTGAAGTCCGCTGTCGGAAATTTTGAAGAAGCAAGCGCCACGGTCAACCGTGCCGCGAAAAGCATCGCCGATGTTAGCGAAACTGTGGACAAGCGCAAGGAAGATATCGATCAGTTCATCACCAACGCCAGCGAGCTGGCGAGCCAGTTGAACACGTCGTCGGTGCGGCTTGATTCGGTTCTCGCCAAGCTCGACGGCATGCTCGAATCCGGTGACGGCGACGGCCTGATGGCTGATGCGCGCGAAACGCTCAAATCGTTTCGCAAAATGGCGGAAACACTCACGGTGCGGGTGGATGCGATCTCCGGAAATCTTGAGCGTTTTTCGGGTGGCGGCTTGCGAGAGGTCGAATCGCTGGTTCGCGATGCACGGCGTTCTATCAACCGGATAGAAACTGCTGTTACGGACTTCGAGCAGAACCCGCAGCGCATCATTACCGGCGGAGAGGGAACGATTCGTCGTTATGACGGCCGGGTGCGACGTTGA